Proteins encoded together in one Xiphophorus maculatus strain JP 163 A chromosome 13, X_maculatus-5.0-male, whole genome shotgun sequence window:
- the LOC111610464 gene encoding C2 calcium-dependent domain-containing protein 4C-like: MKSGASIRALVLTPERIPTFVIPSSYRASPMFDRDSPTRSRLLLEDDDEDPTGTSPTRSSSWRRRRSPLACRHRVADTDPTTRAAMSLPHVPKVTTSYGFRGVLATTPSTNRRESLFHRSRRVKVTVNAAVPKDAAEVSPTGGSRVSLRPVKALGLNMMEELKKAAASLKALSPAARS, encoded by the coding sequence GTCCATTCGGGCTCTAGTTCTGACTCCGGAACGGATCCCGACCTTCGTCATCCCATCTTCTTACCGGGCCTCTCCCATGTTCGACCGGGACTCCCCGACCCGCTCCAGGCTCCTGTTGGAAGATGACGACGAGGACCCAACCGGAACCAGCCCGACTCGGTCCTCCTCCTGGCGTCGCCGGCGCTCTCCACTGGCCTGCCGCCATCGCGTCGCCGACACGGACCCGACGACGCGAGCGGCGATGTCGCTGCCGCACGTACCGAAGGTGACGACGTCTTACGGCTTCCGCGGCGTGTTGGCCACCACGCCGTCCACCAACCGGAGGGAGTCTCTGTTTCACCGCAGCAGACGCGTTAAGGTGACTGTGAATGCCGCGGTGCCAAAAGACGCAGCGGAAGTTTCTCCCACCGGAGGGTCCCGGGTCAGCTTGCGGCCCGTTAAGGCGCTGGGCCTGAAtatgatggaggagctgaagaaagctgcagcttctctgaAGGCGCTCAGTCCTGCTGCTCGTTCTTAA